Within the Naumovozyma castellii chromosome 1, complete genome genome, the region TTTACCCTTAATTTCATTCCAATCTCTATCAAAAGTTTGGCCTCTtaggaaagaaaaatgatcATCTCTTTTACTACCCTTAAATGAATACATGACTCTTGTATACATGACAAAACATTCTTCAGATTCCAACCAAACAGCAGAACTACCAAATCTGAAAAAATGTTCCTTAATGATTTTCTCTTCAGACCAATCCTTTTCACTTTCATGTTGAACTTCCTTAGCCATGAGTCCACCTTTCTTTATCATTTCACGTCTAGCGGTAATCAAGTCATCCTGTAAGATATCACTCCAATCTGCATGTTCCATTGGAGCAGTGTAAGCGAAATCTTCACATGAAGCCAAGTTTTCGTACCCTTCATGGACGTTTGAATCCTGAGGATGATCCTTCTTATTCTTACGTTTCAATTTTTGCTTAGTGATATCGATATTATTAACGAACCCAGTGACCAATTTAGAGGTGAATTTTTGCTTTTGTACATTTTTACTCACTGGAGACTTGGCCCATCTTTTAAATCTCAAAATCTTGGAGACATCCACGTTCAGCAGATCCTTCTTATGTTCAACGACTGCAGGGTTGCTAAAAGACGCTGAATAATATCCGACCGTGTCAGTGATGGAGTCTGGTCTGGTGACTAATATGACTTGCAGTAGTATTAGCAGAAGGGCAAGTAATTGATATgctttgtttcttcttattgTTTGGAAGAGTCTGCGCGGGAAAGTCTTGGCGAAGACCGTGACTCTATCTAAAATGttattcttgttgttgtgtaATTCGACCTTTGAGGCGGAATCTGAATGGGCGCTTGTCAGAGAACTCGAAGAGTccttcttggaaaattctGGTGGTACAGACATTGCCAGTATGTTGTGTTGTATATGTGGGGATTTTAGGATGAGGAGAAATGAAGAGCCCAGTGGACTGTTTCATGGCGGCTAGTATTTATATTAGAGAATTTTTCACAAGAGGGTGAAATAGCTCGAGAGGGTTTTTCTGTTATCTATCCCACGAAGTTGCAGCGATCTTTTCTCCGCGTAGACATGGGAAAAAAGACCGTTGTGCAATGTACAAAGTAGGgttaaattgaaaaccctaaaatatatttgagaacacctaatttttcagtttgaTTTCCagaaaaactaaaaaatagaattaTCCAGCCCTTTATAAAAAGTATTTAACCCCCctaaatttcaacaaagaaacgCTTTTTACCTCATGattgttttaaatattgttctaAGTTTCCCGTTAGTTCGTTAGTCTATGTATATAACAAGTTGAACAAGGCCAAGCATTGAAGTACAGACTGTCAGAAATCCAAACAAGgatatataatgaataataatatacctGATAGCCCTCCTTCAAACACATGTAGCTCTGAGATACTCGTTCGACAAATAAGCTTTAGGGATACAACGACCCCTAACACATCTGTCAGCAGTAACAACAATTCCACGCCAACGccaaagagaagaaaagtcCTAAAAAAGTTCGTTCTAGTCCAAGATTACCCATCTCAGTCTGAAGATTCAGAATGGACACGTATCGACAGTAAAGGAAATAATAGCATATGGTCACATTTTCTggaaggaaagaaagatcgttcaattttaaaatgtaCCAATTGTAATAATGTTTATCGTTACAATCGAAGGGAAGCCAGATATAATTCTGAACCTGCTGAACTTCATTTAAGAGATGACTGTACTAATCCTCCTGATTATTTCCATGGAAATTTAAAGGATGAAAGGATAATAAAAGAGATATGTAAGAAGAAGCTGGACAAATACCGAgatttaaaacaatatattaagACGCAGTCATTCTTTGATCTAGCTGTGGAGCTAATTTTAGAATCCCGTCTTTCCATCAACTGGGTAGAGTCTTCCGTAGCCAAAAACCTGTGGGCAACAATGGCCTTAATTCCAATTGATAATACTAGCAAACCCGAACAGGTTCTAAAGCCGAACAAATCCAACATTACCAACTTTATTTGCACAAAAtccaaagatattaattatttctgGAAGAGTGAGATAGCATCTTCGGCCTATATATTGAACGAAAAGACCTTTACCAAGAGAaacaaatttcttgtatCGCTTACAAAGAGGTTATGTGCACTCGAGAATGTAACGTTCATATCAATTGTTTTTGATCACTGGTCCAATAACAAAATATCTAACCATTTGGGAGTTTCACTGGTTACATATGACGAAGAGGAGGAAAAGCAACTTTCTTTTCTAGTGAAGATGGATAGGTCTGATTCTCACAAAACAATCGATATAAGTCAGCAACTTGTTGAGATTTTTAATAAGTTTGATGGTTTGAGAACAGTAACTGTAGGTATGTCAACTGATAATGCTGCCAATATGCTAAAGGTACCGAAAGAACTCTCAAGAACTGGCCTGTTAGGGACTCGTTTTCTTGGCCATGTACCTTGTTTACTACATAGTGCTAACATTATGAATAGTACCATGTTTGATATGGTCGAAGAGGACAGTTTGGGATTTGTAGATTCTGAGcttaaatcaaaattattagagtTAGCTGcaatgaaatatcagtTGAATTCTGATGGGTCaaggaatgaaattttaaaacaagatatctttactgaatatcttctatcaaataacagccaactttcttcagaatctgCCGATATTGGTGGCATTTTTAGCTTTATAACTGGTGACATtattctgaagaaaaataatcagCTTGctcttaatattaaatcaagCAGTGTTAATCAACTACTATACCGAGAACTATGCGTTGAGtttggaaaaatgaatggagAGGAACCTTTGGCCATCAaaacatattcaaaaacaagatgGCTATCAGCGTTAGATGTTGTGCTCAGGTTACGAGAGTTGAAACCTGTCTTGACGGAGTTAAATCGGGAGCCATCCCTGGGAGTGTTTttcgatgaagaagattttgttcTAATGGACGATTTAACTGATATCTTATCTCCTTTTCGTTCTCTCTGCGAAATGCCTTCTAATGATACCTGCACGTTGAAGAACACCCTTCCTTTGCTTATTTCCTATAAGGATAAAATAGACAAAATATTCGTTGAAAAATCGAAAAGTTCCAACCTAACGCACAGACATCTCCCAGTTTTTATTCGTTTCAGAAGGAAAATGGATAAATACTATAAAAAGTATGTCAGTATGgatatttgtttattatcatcttaTCTAAACATTGCATTTGTTGATAGCTCTGTTTTTATAGAACAGTTCCCTCGTGAGAATACcgaaatcaaaaaaagtGACCATGTAATATCCGTTGTATCACAAAAACTTACTGATATTTTAATAccttttttgaatatatcttATTATCCCATTAAGGATAGCGATACAGAAGACATGATCGGTATTTCGAGCCATGCAGGAAGAGTGTATAATGCTGAAGATTATTCATCAGAaggacaagaagaaaaaaacttggaatttgaggaggaatttgatgaattcagTATTAAGGATGacttacaagaacaaatcaGATTAGAACTTGAGCAATACCGTCTACGTGATCTATCATTGGTCAAGGGGTATTCAAACGAGGttttatccaaatctaaAAAACGCTGGTCGCCATTCGACCGCCAAGTCCAGATGATTGTGGGGGcagataatatattctggtCAAGGCATAAAAGAGAGTTTCCACTGTTATCATTagctaataaattattccattgtATTCCATCGACATCGATTCATGCTGAGAGACTGTTCAGCTTGGCGGcacaaatatttgacaaaagaaaaagccAACTCTCAGATCAAATGTTTGAGGATCTTTGTATCATACGGTCCTTCTTACTTAGAATTAAATTGGGGTCAATCAATATCACAGATTGTACTTTAAATGATGCTTTAAGATTAACAAAGGAACTCAACTTGGaatgatatatataatatatgtCTAAATAAAGGTTACTTCTACATTTACCTGCTTACATCAATGATTTTCGCCCTATAAAAATTGTACCCTGATGCCCCCATGATTTTTAGCCATTCgggttattgaaaaaattaaggaagCCCTTAGGccaatttttggatttttctCACTTATCACGGATTTGACCTTTGTACATTGCACAACGGTCTTTTTTCCCATGTCTACCCCAGGAGTGAGTAAGGTAGGGTATCCTTGATGGTTCTAGGGCTTTCTATCAATTAGCCCTAGGTTTGGAACTTTTGGAATTAAGAACAGATTTTACTTACATTCAGCAAAAAtacttccttttcaatCTTAAAAAGAGAGctcaaaataatatatttttgaaacaattaagCATTTAGCACAATCAGTAGAGGCAATTTGGCTTCAATTTTCCTCTTGAATGATTAGCGACTTCATTCGATTGAGAACCAGTTAGCAAAAATCCTACTAAATTAAAAACAAACACCATTAGCTTTTTAAATCAGCAAAGTCGTAACAGTCTTCATTTGATTTATCAGTGGTTTGGATTTGTTTGATTATGATTTTCTATTTGGAAACGACTTCACTTAAGGGTGCGTGTCAAAAAACTTACGTATTTTGTAATCGTTAAATGAATTTTGTTTATGGTACTTGAAAAGTATGCttgttatatatttatgaatattattagtaAAAACATCTATGTCTTTGTTCGTCATCGACTAGCGGCCAAATTTAGCCGGTTTCAGTAATTTCACCATCGTGAACGTCAGCAACGAAATAAACCCAACTGCAGAGCCCAGAATTACGGCCGTCTGCCTATAATCTGTATCGCTAGTTCGTTCTTCCGGTGGAAATCCCGGAGTACTTTCACCGGGAACCAATGCAGCCTCGGTGATTTTTATGAATAGTTCATTCAAGGACGCCGCCCAGGTTGACGAAATGTGTAACGGATGGTCAAGGAAAAGTGAATCAGTAAAAACATCGGGCTGAATGGAACACCGTTGCTGCTGCTTATCCAGGTCCGCCTTCAGCGCAACAAATACGAGAGGAAGATCTCGCAGGTACCTGTATTTGTCCAGAAGCTCAACGAGGTGAGAAAACGATTCCGGGTCACTGGAGTCATAGGTGAGACAAACTACGTCGCACTCACTCAgcttttctttattttctagGATAGCCGATTCCTGCTCACCAAATTCCTGCAGGATCAGATAATACTGTTTCCCCCCTTTCAATTCTAAACTGTTGACCGCAATCTTGGGTCTGATCGTTGGGCAATACGACTCGGCAAAGACCCGTCCCAGAAACGACTCCAAAAGGGAGCTCTTGCCGCTGTTGGGCTTCCCAACTACGAAACAGTTGAACACCTTCCGATCGCTTACTGGAGATCTATACAGCCTCCCTTTTCGCCGCCTCATCTTCCTGGCTTTCGTGACATGCAGCACTTCTTTAACGTCGTCCTCATAGCCAAAGTATATTAGGTACGCAGTCGTTATCTTGTAGTCGAGAAACGTCGTCATACTCCACTGCGCCAACCAACCCTGCAGTGTGATGAAGCCTCTGTTATTGACCACAGTGGAAAACGGGAAGTTTGTCGCCGTCCATAGGTAGGGAAGCCCAGGAGTGCGCCTGAACAGAAATTGCAATTCCTCCTCGTTCAGCCCCCCATCGTTGTTTTTGTCAAATCGACGGAATAGCTCCACTAAAAATCGATAACCCTTCGGACTCAACTCAACGCTCGATGTGTCTGGCACATTTAGCTTGGGATAGAGCACCTTATCGTTTATACAAAGCGAGTCTGTGTAATGGAATGCCCTCAGGAGATCCCACGTGGTTTCGTGTCTGCCCTTCTCTGTATAGATCCTATTTAACATGAGAAACCCGTCCAGCGTCAGTCCTCTATCAGGAACATACAACGGAgtattgataaattcatGCGGGTTCAACGATATGTCAGATAAGATCTTCTTGATAAAACTCAGCTCGGCCACATCGATGCTCTTGTTGAAACATTTCTTTTGAAGCGCCATCATCTCAGCGTCATTGAGATAGTTGTCTTGGTCCTTGTCTGACAGCAGAAATATCCTCTCCAGAGCATTCACAGCCAGCGGCTTCAACTCCCCAATTCTGGAGTCAAACAGCGGAGCTATTGGGTTGGTGATGGACCTTTGGCACAGGTAGAACGCCTGATTTACGTTGAACTGGTTCTTAGCGCTCGTTTTCACGCATGTGTCCACCTCTTTAAACTCCATCAGGATCGGAATGAATTCCTCGTCCTCGATCTTGGTATCATCCAAAGCCACAGAGTTCGAGTAAACGTCACCCCCGGGGTACTCGTCGCACTTGTTCTTACAAAGGACAACAGGGATATTCAGTCCCATAGACCTgaacatcatcatccaatGGAGCGACACCCGTTCATACGACTCGCGATCACAGTATACAAGCCAAATCACATCGGCATTCCTCAATTCCATTTGCAACTTCTCCGGCTCAGCTTCAGACGTGTCGACCAATATGGTCCTCCTAGCAGAGTATGGGTTCGAGGAAAAATCTCTCGGTATCGTCACCGCCGGTATCACGTCTTGCAGGTTGGAGAGGAAGCGTCCCTTAGCCAACGAAAGAACAAGACTGGATTTTCCGACACCCTTGTCCCCGCATATGGCAATGGTGAGAGTCTCTTTGGTCATTGAGCGGGGTTGTTTATTGCGATGTCTTGTCAAACTGGTTGTTAGGGATTCATGTTAAAAGACCCGCCGATTTCACCAGTAAATTAGTCTTCGCGCCAAATCAGAAAATGTCACCAAAAATGGAGAGATGGGTTCATAATGTCTGAGGGACCGTAACATGGTAAACACAGTCGATGGCAGCAACTAAGTTTCATATCGTAAAACTTTTTGGTGCAGATTACTTCTGCTTTTGACGTTATTCTACCAGctatatatttatatgaaGTGCAgaatttgtttttattgAGGTGTCTTATCTGTTGCTACTGCACCTTTTAGTTCGACTATGCTAAGTAATTCTACATCAACTGTTCTGGACTAAAGAGGTTTGGCTATTGGTTTCGATTTGCCAGTTTTATATTGTGATTTGATTTGGTATCCTTTGTACTGTTGTTCTACATTCACGTTCTTTTGAAGGCTTAATATTGACAAGCTTCATATTAATTTGttttattcattcattatgctatgaataaaaaaacaatgTCCCTTGAAGTTTCTAGATATAGTACTCTAAGCAGTGGCATCTACTAACCGTATGGGTCTTATATACAGATTAGattttccattgaatttgaatgagGAAATCGATCATCCTTAGACTTTCTTGGTTTGTGTCCATCTCCAACTAATGCCGCACCGaaatattatataattGCTCTCTTAAAACTTCGTTCTCTTTTTCTAATTTATGAATACGGCTCTCTGCAGCATTTGCATCCAATTTACGACGCTCTCTTTCAGAAATCCATTTTCGTTGTAATTCGTCTACTCgtaattccatttcttgtTGGTAATAAGCCAGTTCACTTTTACTCTCAGGAATACgttttttgtaattttctttctcattTGTGATTACGGTAATGTATGCCTCCAGTATTGACTCAAGAGCCGTCTCAATGAATGTATAAAGAGACTCTAATTTAGGctgtattatttttatcttaCGTAACCCTTCAGTTTTACTGATGAAgtttatcttcttcataG harbors:
- the NCAS0A07480 gene encoding uncharacterized protein, which produces MNNNIPDSPPSNTCSSEILVRQISFRDTTTPNTSVSSNNNSTPTPKRRKVLKKFVLVQDYPSQSEDSEWTRIDSKGNNSIWSHFLEGKKDRSILKCTNCNNVYRYNRREARYNSEPAELHLRDDCTNPPDYFHGNLKDERIIKEICKKKLDKYRDLKQYIKTQSFFDLAVELILESRLSINWVESSVAKNLWATMALIPIDNTSKPEQVLKPNKSNITNFICTKSKDINYFWKSEIASSAYILNEKTFTKRNKFLVSLTKRLCALENVTFISIVFDHWSNNKISNHLGVSLVTYDEEEEKQLSFLVKMDRSDSHKTIDISQQLVEIFNKFDGLRTVTVGMSTDNAANMLKVPKELSRTGLLGTRFLGHVPCLLHSANIMNSTMFDMVEEDSLGFVDSELKSKLLELAAMKYQLNSDGSRNEILKQDIFTEYLLSNNSQLSSESADIGGIFSFITGDIILKKNNQLALNIKSSSVNQLLYRELCVEFGKMNGEEPLAIKTYSKTRWLSALDVVLRLRELKPVLTELNREPSLGVFFDEEDFVLMDDLTDILSPFRSLCEMPSNDTCTLKNTLPLLISYKDKIDKIFVEKSKSSNLTHRHLPVFIRFRRKMDKYYKKYVSMDICLLSSYLNIAFVDSSVFIEQFPRENTEIKKSDHVISVVSQKLTDILIPFLNISYYPIKDSDTEDMIGISSHAGRVYNAEDYSSEGQEEKNLEFEEEFDEFSIKDDLQEQIRLELEQYRLRDLSLVKGYSNEVLSKSKKRWSPFDRQVQMIVGADNIFWSRHKREFPLLSLANKLFHCIPSTSIHAERLFSLAAQIFDKRKSQLSDQMFEDLCIIRSFLLRIKLGSINITDCTLNDALRLTKELNLE
- the NCAS0A07490 gene encoding uncharacterized protein (ancestral locus Anc_7.19), with amino-acid sequence MTKETLTIAICGDKGVGKSSLVLSLAKGRFLSNLQDVIPAVTIPRDFSSNPYSARRTILVDTSEAEPEKLQMELRNADVIWLVYCDRESYERVSLHWMMMFRSMGLNIPVVLCKNKCDEYPGGDVYSNSVALDDTKIEDEEFIPILMEFKEVDTCVKTSAKNQFNVNQAFYLCQRSITNPIAPLFDSRIGELKPLAVNALERIFLLSDKDQDNYLNDAEMMALQKKCFNKSIDVAELSFIKKILSDISLNPHEFINTPLYVPDRGLTLDGFLMLNRIYTEKGRHETTWDLLRAFHYTDSLCINDKVLYPKLNVPDTSSVELSPKGYRFLVELFRRFDKNNDGGLNEEELQFLFRRTPGLPYLWTATNFPFSTVVNNRGFITLQGWLAQWSMTTFLDYKITTAYLIYFGYEDDVKEVLHVTKARKMRRRKGRLYRSPVSDRKVFNCFVVGKPNSGKSSLLESFLGRVFAESYCPTIRPKIAVNSLELKGGKQYYLILQEFGEQESAILENKEKLSECDVVCLTYDSSDPESFSHLVELLDKYRYLRDLPLVFVALKADLDKQQQRCSIQPDVFTDSLFLDHPLHISSTWAASLNELFIKITEAALVPGESTPGFPPEERTSDTDYRQTAVILGSAVGFISLLTFTMVKLLKPAKFGR